The Bifidobacterium sp. WK012_4_13 genome contains the following window.
TACGCAGGCATGACCGCATCCATGAAAGGCATATGCGGACTTGGCAGCAATGGAAGCATTTCAACGACTAGTTCATATTCGAAGGATTAACAGGAATCGTTATGCCAGATAATCCTACTCAGCGCTATGCTGCGTTCAGGAACAGACAGGCCCATGCTCACACCGCTGCCTTTCGCTTTGCCGAGGGGCTTCCGTTCGAGCTCGATCCATTTCAGGAACAGGCGATCGAAGCCCTGGAGGCAGGAGACAACGTTCTTGTCGCAGCGCCGACGGGCTCTGGAAAGACGGTCGTAGCGGACTTTGCGGTGTTCCTCGCTCAGGAGCACAATGTCAAGGCCTTCTATACGACGCCGATCAAGGCGCTGAGCAACCAGAAGTACCATGACCTCGTCGACGTATTCGGCGAGGACCATGTCGGACTGCTCACAGGAGACACATCCATCAACTCCGAGGCCGACATCGTCGTGATGACGACGGAGGTGCTCCGCAACATGCTCTATGAGCATTCCTCGACCTTGCAGGCACTGCGCTATGTCGTGCTCGATGAGGTTCATTATCTCGCGGATCGCTTCCGAGGGCCTGTGTGGGAAGAGGTGATCATACATCTCCCTCCTTCCGTGAAGGTCATCGGATTGTCGGCGACAGTGTCGAATGTCGAGGATTTCTCGGACTGGCTTCAGTCCGTTCGTGGGGACACCAAGCTGGTCATCACGGAGAAACGACCTGTGCCACTTGAGCAGCATGTGGCCGTCCAGGCGGACGATCATACACCGCCCGAACTCATCGACCTCTACCGCGCCGAATCCACTGTGAGTGCAGGCAGGCTGCCCAAGCTCAATCCTCAGCTGATCGAGCGTCTCGATCAGCTCGACAGGATGGCGGCACGTTCGCATGGCTCCGGCGCCGACCGCAAGCGAGACGGACGCGGACGCAACGCACATCGACGCAGTCCCTCCAATCGTTCTGGCAGTGCACGCCACATTCCGCGCAGATGGGCTGTCGTCGACGAACTTGACTATGAGGATTTGCTGCCGGGAATATACTTCATCTTTTCACGAAATGGATGCGATCAGGCAGTCGACCAATGCATGAATGCTGGTCTGGAGCTCACGACCGACGATGAAGCGCGGCGCATTCGCACCATCGTCGATGAGATGGTCGACGGGCAGCTGAGCCATGACGATCTGAAGACCTTGCATTTTTCGTCTTTCAGATTCGCCTTGGAAGAAGGTTTCGCCGCGCATCATGCGGGTATGGTCTCCCTCTTCCGACAGATTGTCGAACGGCTGTTCGAGGCGGGATTGGTGAAGATGGTCTTCGCCACCGAAACGCTCGCATTGGGAATCAACATGCCGGCAAGGTGCGTGGTCGTCGAGAAGCTTGAGAAATTCGATGGCACGGGTCATGTGACGCTTACGCCGGGGGAGTTCACCCAACTGACAGGCAGGGCAGGACGCCGCGGCATCGATCCCATCGGCCATGCCGTCGTCGTCGATCACCGCGACTTCGTTCCCGCAACTGCCGCCGCTCTCGCAAGCAAGCGAGTCTATCCTCTGCACTCGAGCTTCAGACCGACCTTCAACATGGCTGTGAATCTGCTCAATTCAAGCGATTATCGCACCGCACGCATGACCCTCGACCATTCCTTCGCCCAGTGGGAGGCGAACGAATCTGCATGGCAGCTCGAATCACGGATCGATACGCTATCGAAGGCCGTGAAAGGCTACGAGGATGCATTCGTGTGTGAATACGGTGATTTCGCCGAATTCATGAGCATCAGAATGAAGCTGTCAGATGCTCAGAAGCATGAGCGTCAGGAGCTCAGACACAAGCGTTTCCGTTCCGAAAAGTCCAGAAGCCGCGCATTCAGGGAACTTGATGAGCGCATAGCCGAGCTTCGCGATGAGGAGCGTCATCATCCATGCAGGGAATGTCCCGATCTCGCCTCGCATCTCAAGTGGGGTCACCGCTGGGTGCGCGAAAGCAAGGAACTCGAACGGGTTCGAGAACGATATGAGTCGCGAACGGGATCGGTCGCACGCCAGTTTGACCATATATGCGAGATTCTGAACGACCTAGGCTACATTTCACCCGACTACGTCAATGCCGTTCCCACATTGCGCCATGCTCCCTCATGCGATACGCCGGATGCCGCCACCCGGATCCAGGCAGACGATGGACGCGAATCGCTGCATGATGAATCAATGCATGAATCAATGCATGAATCAAAGGACCTCTCAAATGCAGCGGTCAACTATGCTCTGACTCCCATAGGCCAGATGCTGCGAAGAATATACAGCGAACAGGATCTGGTGCTCGCTCAGATGATCATGGATGAGGACCTTCGCGATCTTTCCTCGTCCGAACTGGCCGCGGTCGTGTCGTCCCTGGTCTATGAGTCACGTCGCGGAGAGGGCGGGGGAGATGGCAGTTTCCCAGGCGGCACGGACGGCAGCATCGCAATCTCGCTTCAGGCCTGTCTCGGCAGCAGGGCGCGCATCTCAATGCTCTGCGACGATCATGGTCTGGATACACCGAAGGAACTCGATTTTGGGATGTGCAGGGTGATATATGAATGGGCTAACGGTGAAGATTTGTCGGTCGTTCTGCGAGATTCCGAGATGACAGGAGGCGACTTCGTGCGCAATGCCAAGCGACTTGCCGACCTGCTTAATCAAATAGCCCAGGTCGGCACCTTCTTCAAGGACGCCGAGTCCCTGTCGAAGGTGGCGAAGCAGGCCGCGCGAGACGTCAACCGCGGCATCGTCGCATACTCTGGCGTCGATTGATACGGCTGGTGGCTGCATGCCGCTCACGCTTCGGTGTGAAGATCGCTATGAAGGTCGCTGCAAGGTCAGAGACCATATCGATGGCGGCAACGCATGGATGATGGCTTGGGAGCCGTGTTTCCGTCACGGTTCCTTGAATTTCTTGCGCAGTTGCCGAAAAGTTGGAATAAGCATCAAGTCCCAGCTGTTTTGTAGCTTGGATAGTGAACATACGAGGAGGAAACATGGCTGAACGCAGTTTGCGTGGTATGAGTATCGGGGCGAAGTCACTC
Protein-coding sequences here:
- a CDS encoding DEAD/DEAH box helicase, which encodes MPDNPTQRYAAFRNRQAHAHTAAFRFAEGLPFELDPFQEQAIEALEAGDNVLVAAPTGSGKTVVADFAVFLAQEHNVKAFYTTPIKALSNQKYHDLVDVFGEDHVGLLTGDTSINSEADIVVMTTEVLRNMLYEHSSTLQALRYVVLDEVHYLADRFRGPVWEEVIIHLPPSVKVIGLSATVSNVEDFSDWLQSVRGDTKLVITEKRPVPLEQHVAVQADDHTPPELIDLYRAESTVSAGRLPKLNPQLIERLDQLDRMAARSHGSGADRKRDGRGRNAHRRSPSNRSGSARHIPRRWAVVDELDYEDLLPGIYFIFSRNGCDQAVDQCMNAGLELTTDDEARRIRTIVDEMVDGQLSHDDLKTLHFSSFRFALEEGFAAHHAGMVSLFRQIVERLFEAGLVKMVFATETLALGINMPARCVVVEKLEKFDGTGHVTLTPGEFTQLTGRAGRRGIDPIGHAVVVDHRDFVPATAAALASKRVYPLHSSFRPTFNMAVNLLNSSDYRTARMTLDHSFAQWEANESAWQLESRIDTLSKAVKGYEDAFVCEYGDFAEFMSIRMKLSDAQKHERQELRHKRFRSEKSRSRAFRELDERIAELRDEERHHPCRECPDLASHLKWGHRWVRESKELERVRERYESRTGSVARQFDHICEILNDLGYISPDYVNAVPTLRHAPSCDTPDAATRIQADDGRESLHDESMHESMHESKDLSNAAVNYALTPIGQMLRRIYSEQDLVLAQMIMDEDLRDLSSSELAAVVSSLVYESRRGEGGGDGSFPGGTDGSIAISLQACLGSRARISMLCDDHGLDTPKELDFGMCRVIYEWANGEDLSVVLRDSEMTGGDFVRNAKRLADLLNQIAQVGTFFKDAESLSKVAKQAARDVNRGIVAYSGVD